From the genome of Flavobacterium ovatum, one region includes:
- a CDS encoding carbohydrate-binding family 9-like protein: protein MNKIAICMLATLALLTVSCDKKKDAAATPNSDKKLSLGEQPIFKVSNTTETIAIDGKMDESSWSKTESRTFDYIYNVEKPTDKQKTTFRMLWDKENLYLFYEFEDKYLTARETKHDGKPFFDDCGEIFIIPVPDSLDTHFGFELNMYKASNDFVFFNNYYKGNDFALKTFNPDFSSGVTYNGTINDNSDIDKGWTLELKIPIATFGFLGEIVPVQKGNKWAFLAIRQDRNEVEGERRITSTLFPIYDISKDVHQANRFGLMEFIE, encoded by the coding sequence ATGAATAAAATAGCAATTTGTATGCTCGCCACTTTGGCACTACTAACAGTTTCATGTGATAAAAAAAAGGATGCAGCAGCAACTCCTAATTCTGATAAAAAATTATCATTAGGCGAACAACCCATTTTTAAAGTTTCTAACACGACTGAAACTATCGCTATCGATGGAAAAATGGATGAATCTAGTTGGAGCAAAACCGAAAGCAGAACTTTTGATTACATCTACAATGTTGAGAAACCCACTGATAAACAAAAAACAACTTTTAGAATGTTGTGGGACAAAGAGAATTTGTACTTATTTTATGAATTTGAAGATAAGTATCTAACAGCTAGAGAAACCAAACATGATGGCAAGCCTTTTTTTGATGATTGCGGCGAAATATTTATCATTCCTGTTCCGGATAGTTTGGATACTCATTTTGGTTTTGAGCTGAATATGTACAAAGCATCAAATGATTTTGTCTTTTTTAATAATTACTACAAGGGAAATGATTTTGCACTAAAAACTTTTAATCCAGATTTCAGCAGCGGTGTCACCTACAATGGCACAATCAACGATAACTCGGATATTGATAAAGGCTGGACATTGGAACTAAAAATCCCTATTGCTACTTTTGGATTTTTGGGTGAAATAGTTCCGGTTCAAAAAGGTAACAAATGGGCTTTCCTAGCCATTCGCCAAGATCGAAATGAAGTCGAAGGCGAACGCCGCATTACTTCTACCCTATTTCCTATTTATGATATATCCAAAGATGTACATCAAGCCAATCGTTTCGGTCTGATGGAATTTATTGAATAA
- a CDS encoding tetratricopeptide repeat protein: MKNIFLLLSLFNSLLFFGQDKLVFDTKFTQSEDKWVAFPADSTGAYGYGFIYIDLQAGLTLDYAGKFKIGSDGKFESTTKAATASMKYRLQPNNTLVAVIPDSHFAELKLAKFPDWLKIDKGDEKSIGYFYKLGYIYNGLKECQKGLELLQKAEKIDPDYKGLRVELAFSYNCLGNFEKSIAILKMALKKEPNNAYINKELIYSQINNNQIEIAITTYEKSVTELLDKTYNSENSFNILGAFYRKGNLDQFNKWIEKTKIDEDQKFKGYIAQMKNELEKK; encoded by the coding sequence ATGAAAAACATTTTTTTACTCCTATCCTTATTCAACAGCCTACTTTTTTTTGGTCAAGACAAATTAGTTTTTGATACTAAGTTTACGCAAAGCGAAGACAAATGGGTTGCTTTTCCAGCAGATTCTACTGGAGCCTACGGATATGGTTTTATTTACATTGATCTGCAAGCAGGCTTAACATTGGATTATGCAGGAAAATTTAAAATAGGAAGTGACGGGAAATTTGAATCTACTACCAAAGCAGCTACTGCCAGCATGAAATATCGACTACAGCCCAACAACACGTTGGTAGCCGTTATTCCAGATTCTCATTTTGCAGAACTTAAACTAGCTAAATTCCCAGACTGGTTGAAAATAGACAAAGGAGACGAAAAAAGTATTGGCTATTTCTACAAATTGGGCTACATATACAACGGTTTGAAGGAATGCCAAAAAGGATTAGAATTATTACAGAAAGCAGAAAAAATAGATCCTGACTATAAAGGATTACGAGTAGAATTGGCTTTTTCGTACAATTGCCTTGGGAATTTTGAAAAGTCGATTGCCATCTTAAAAATGGCCCTCAAAAAAGAACCCAACAATGCTTATATAAATAAAGAACTCATTTATTCTCAAATTAACAATAACCAAATTGAGATCGCAATCACTACTTATGAAAAGTCGGTGACGGAGCTTCTAGACAAAACCTATAATTCTGAAAATTCATTTAATATTCTTGGTGCCTTTTACCGAAAAGGGAATCTAGATCAATTTAACAAATGGATAGAAAAAACCAAAATTGATGAAGACCAAAAATTTAAAGGATATATAGCGCAAATGAAGAATGAATTGGAAAAGAAATAA